From the Bacillus tuaregi genome, one window contains:
- a CDS encoding carbohydrate ABC transporter permease: MSKVSSQQSAALDLPVPNNAKKSYLNKIGFGFLYLILGIFAVIQIYPLVWLLFFSLKTNQEVFGMSPFALPQDPQWANYTKAWTSGNIGLYFFNSVWITVLSVALTIILASFVTFAVTRMHWKFSGLVLGLFLVAYMIPLHSTLIPLFNMYNSMNLIDSPISIVLSYTAFNLPLTIMILLGFYQTFPREIEEAAVMDGCSIHRIFFQITLPMTVPVLSTTGIINMIYNWNEFVFVNTFISSDKWKTLTVGINNFVGQYLTDWGAIGATLVISIVPILLAFLFLSDKIVEGMAAGSVKG, encoded by the coding sequence ATGAGTAAGGTTAGTTCACAACAATCAGCAGCACTGGATCTTCCCGTTCCCAATAATGCAAAGAAATCTTACTTGAACAAAATCGGCTTTGGATTTCTTTATCTTATATTAGGAATATTTGCTGTTATTCAGATTTACCCATTAGTTTGGCTGCTTTTCTTTTCATTAAAAACAAATCAAGAAGTATTTGGGATGTCTCCTTTTGCGTTACCGCAGGATCCCCAATGGGCAAACTATACAAAAGCTTGGACATCTGGAAATATTGGACTCTATTTCTTCAATAGTGTCTGGATTACAGTATTATCAGTTGCCCTAACAATCATTCTTGCTAGTTTCGTAACGTTTGCAGTTACACGGATGCACTGGAAGTTTAGCGGTCTTGTCCTTGGATTATTCTTAGTCGCTTACATGATTCCACTGCACTCTACGTTAATTCCTTTGTTCAATATGTATAACAGCATGAACTTAATTGACAGCCCAATTTCCATTGTTTTATCTTATACGGCTTTTAACTTACCGTTGACCATTATGATATTACTCGGTTTTTATCAAACATTCCCGCGTGAAATCGAAGAAGCTGCCGTAATGGATGGTTGTTCGATTCACCGTATTTTCTTCCAGATTACCCTGCCGATGACGGTACCGGTACTATCAACAACAGGAATCATTAACATGATATACAACTGGAATGAGTTCGTATTTGTTAACACGTTCATTAGCTCTGATAAGTGGAAGACATTAACAGTTGGGATCAATAACTTCGTAGGTCAATACCTAACAGACTGGGGCGCTATTGGTGCTACTCTTGTCATCAGTATTGTACCTATTCTACTAGCCTTCCTATTCCTAAGTGATAAAATCGTTGAAGGAATGGCAGCAGGCTCTGTAAAAGGTTAA
- a CDS encoding YesL family protein, which translates to MNNAANRAYAATEWITRFAYINLLWIGFTLLGLVVFGFFPATISMFAVIRKWLMGETDIPVFRTFWEYYKAEFFRSNGLGLILVIVGGLIFLDLFFMRNAGSSFMSIIQIPLYIFMFAVVLTILYLFPVYVHYELKLTQIIKNSFLMMLINPIENIVMIAGIVSMYFVFRFLPGLGFFFGGSLTAALMMATCFLVFKKMDKKKQIT; encoded by the coding sequence ATGAATAATGCGGCTAATCGTGCATATGCTGCCACAGAATGGATAACTAGATTTGCTTATATTAATTTATTATGGATAGGTTTTACACTGCTAGGACTGGTCGTCTTTGGATTTTTTCCGGCTACAATTTCGATGTTTGCGGTTATTCGTAAATGGCTTATGGGTGAAACGGATATTCCTGTTTTTCGAACCTTTTGGGAATATTATAAAGCTGAGTTTTTTAGAAGCAATGGATTAGGACTCATCCTTGTGATTGTCGGTGGACTTATTTTTCTTGATTTATTTTTCATGAGGAATGCAGGGAGCAGTTTTATGAGTATCATTCAAATTCCCCTGTATATCTTTATGTTTGCGGTCGTTCTGACTATATTATATTTGTTCCCGGTTTATGTTCATTATGAGTTAAAGCTTACCCAAATCATCAAAAATTCATTTTTAATGATGCTAATTAACCCCATTGAAAATATCGTTATGATTGCTGGAATTGTATCGATGTACTTTGTGTTTCGATTCCTCCCGGGATTAGGCTTTTTCTTTGGTGGAAGTCTCACCGCAGCGCTTATGATGGCCACCTGCTTTTTAGTTTTTAAAAAGATGGATAAAAAGAAGCAAATAACTTAA
- a CDS encoding aldo/keto reductase — MKYRELGNTGIKISEVSFGTWAIGGSWGQTNDTEALKSLEFAMDKGVNFFDTADVYGNGHSERLLAKATKGKENQIYIATKFCRQGDIFDPKNYSYEKVSAYCEDSLRRLNREAIDLYQIHCPATEILKDGSVFEVLDRLQSEGKIRHYGVSVETVEEGLICLENPNVKSLQIIFNMFRQKPLEKLIPEASQKGVGLLVRLPLASGLLTGKFTADHEFEKDDHRRFNENGEAFNVGETFAGLGFQKGVELADQLKWIGEGRPTMASAALRWILDQKEITAVIPGFKNLKQVEDNLVALNTKPFSDEEKQNIQRFYNEKVKDFIRGPY; from the coding sequence ATGAAATACCGTGAGTTGGGGAATACAGGAATCAAGATTAGTGAAGTGAGCTTTGGAACCTGGGCAATCGGTGGCTCATGGGGTCAAACGAATGATACAGAAGCACTTAAATCCTTAGAGTTTGCAATGGATAAGGGTGTTAACTTTTTTGATACAGCAGATGTATATGGGAACGGTCATAGCGAAAGGTTATTAGCTAAAGCGACAAAGGGGAAGGAAAATCAAATTTACATTGCGACAAAATTCTGCCGACAAGGCGATATTTTTGATCCGAAGAACTACAGCTATGAAAAAGTGAGTGCTTATTGTGAAGATAGTCTCCGCCGTTTGAATCGGGAGGCCATAGACTTATATCAAATTCATTGCCCAGCAACTGAAATTTTGAAAGACGGCAGTGTATTTGAAGTGCTTGACCGTTTGCAGAGCGAAGGGAAAATCCGCCACTATGGTGTTAGTGTAGAAACGGTGGAGGAAGGGTTAATTTGTTTGGAGAATCCAAATGTTAAGAGCTTGCAGATTATTTTTAATATGTTCCGCCAAAAGCCTTTGGAAAAGTTAATCCCGGAAGCTTCTCAAAAAGGGGTGGGGCTGTTGGTTAGATTACCGCTTGCTAGCGGTCTCTTAACTGGGAAGTTTACTGCAGATCATGAATTTGAAAAAGACGACCACCGTCGTTTTAATGAAAATGGAGAGGCTTTTAATGTCGGTGAAACCTTTGCTGGTCTTGGATTCCAAAAGGGTGTCGAATTAGCAGATCAGTTAAAGTGGATTGGAGAGGGCCGTCCAACGATGGCAAGTGCAGCACTGCGCTGGATTTTGGACCAGAAAGAGATTACTGCCGTGATTCCTGGTTTTAAAAATTTGAAACAGGTAGAGGATAATCTGGTTGCACTGAATACAAAGCCATTCTCTGATGAAGAAAAACAAAATATCCAACGCTTTTACAATGAGAAGGTAAAGGATTTTATCAGAGGACCTTATTAA
- a CDS encoding aldose epimerase family protein, with amino-acid sequence MKVIQENLGQINNQSVFSYTLKNDDGFEVTAINYGCIITKIMVPDKSGQVENVVLGHDTLKEYIEDSSFLGAVVGRVAGRIKGGSFELDGTTYTLAQNNHPNHLHGGIKGFNKVIWDAELMNDGVRFTYLSKDGEEGYPGNLSVEVIYRLTNDHELLIHYSAQTDQKTLLTVTNHSYFNLSGNLKRDVLNHTLTLKSNQYLELDQGFIPTGHMADVENTPFDFTSERAIKTGAESEHPQNILVGNGYDHPFLLNANHENEIVLQDPESGRALTVETDEPAVIVYSGNSLAPEGAFREVPSRKYLGICLETQALPDAIHHPHFPSIVLDKGQQYATHTKYKFGLIEDKID; translated from the coding sequence ATGAAGGTTATACAAGAGAACTTAGGTCAAATTAATAACCAGTCTGTTTTTTCATATACGTTGAAAAATGATGATGGCTTTGAAGTAACAGCGATTAATTACGGTTGCATCATTACGAAAATAATGGTTCCGGATAAAAGCGGTCAGGTTGAAAACGTTGTTCTTGGTCATGACACGCTAAAGGAATATATCGAGGACTCCAGTTTTCTCGGTGCGGTTGTAGGACGTGTGGCAGGACGAATAAAAGGTGGTTCCTTTGAACTGGATGGAACTACATATACCTTAGCGCAGAATAATCATCCCAATCATCTGCATGGTGGGATTAAAGGATTTAATAAAGTAATTTGGGATGCAGAATTAATGAATGATGGAGTTCGTTTTACATATTTAAGCAAGGATGGGGAAGAGGGTTATCCAGGAAATCTTTCTGTTGAAGTTATTTATAGACTAACGAACGATCATGAGCTATTGATCCATTATAGTGCGCAAACTGATCAGAAAACTTTATTAACCGTTACGAACCACTCTTATTTTAACTTAAGCGGAAATCTTAAAAGGGACGTATTAAATCATACGTTAACCCTGAAAAGTAATCAATATTTGGAGCTTGATCAAGGTTTTATCCCAACTGGGCATATGGCAGATGTTGAAAACACACCATTCGATTTTACCAGTGAAAGGGCTATAAAAACGGGGGCTGAATCGGAACATCCGCAAAATATATTAGTGGGAAATGGGTATGACCATCCGTTCCTGTTGAATGCAAATCATGAAAATGAAATAGTTTTACAGGACCCTGAAAGCGGGAGAGCTCTAACGGTTGAAACCGATGAACCAGCTGTTATTGTATACTCTGGCAACTCTTTAGCACCAGAAGGAGCTTTTCGGGAGGTTCCTTCCAGAAAGTACTTAGGTATATGTCTGGAAACACAGGCATTACCTGACGCCATTCACCATCCTCATTTTCCATCCATCGTGCTTGACAAAGGTCAGCAGTATGCAACACATACAAAGTATAAGTTTGGATTAATAGAGGATAAAATAGACTGA
- the xylB gene encoding xylulokinase, with translation MKYVIGVDLGTSAVKILLVNQKGEVYKETSKSYPLIIEKSGYSEQNPEEWVEKTTAGLAELIEQFDGDVNDIEGISFSGQMHGLVLLDAENQVLRNSILWNDTRTTKQCEKIYEVVGKQQLLEITKNPALEGFTLPKILWVQENEPEIFERASVFMLPKDYLRYRITGNVHMEYSDAAGTLLLNVAKREWSQEILTHFNLSPEFCPPLVESHDFVGTVSAEFAQVTGLSEATKVFAGGADNACGAIGSGILSEGKTLCSIGTSGVVLSYEERSDLDFEGKVHYFNHGEENTFYTMGVTLAAGYSLSWFKDTFAKQEAFEQFLEGVDQVPAGSNGLLFTPYIVGERTPHADSTIRGSFIGIDAAHERKHFARAVLEGITFSLHESIEIFRSSGKTIDTIISIGGGAKNETWLQMQADIFNAKIEKLTSEQGPGMGAAMLAAYGCGWFASLKECAEVFIQTSKTYHPVPENVENYKKLFSIYQQVYTQTQTLNEQLREFRK, from the coding sequence ATGAAATACGTAATTGGTGTTGATCTCGGTACAAGTGCGGTAAAGATATTGCTTGTCAATCAAAAGGGAGAGGTTTATAAAGAAACCTCAAAATCTTATCCGCTTATTATTGAAAAATCTGGATATAGCGAACAAAACCCGGAGGAGTGGGTTGAAAAAACCACTGCAGGGCTGGCTGAATTAATCGAGCAATTTGATGGAGATGTAAATGACATCGAGGGCATTAGTTTCTCCGGACAAATGCATGGGCTTGTTTTATTAGATGCAGAAAACCAGGTTTTAAGAAATTCTATTTTATGGAACGATACAAGAACAACAAAGCAATGTGAAAAAATCTATGAGGTTGTTGGAAAACAGCAGCTTTTGGAAATCACAAAGAACCCTGCTTTGGAAGGGTTTACATTACCGAAAATTCTATGGGTACAAGAGAATGAGCCTGAAATTTTTGAACGTGCAAGCGTATTTATGCTTCCAAAGGATTATTTGCGTTATCGCATTACCGGAAATGTTCATATGGAATACAGTGATGCTGCAGGGACGTTATTGTTAAATGTAGCTAAGCGAGAATGGAGTCAAGAAATATTAACTCATTTTAATCTTTCTCCTGAGTTTTGCCCACCATTAGTAGAATCTCATGACTTTGTTGGTACCGTGAGTGCAGAATTTGCCCAAGTTACGGGATTATCAGAAGCTACAAAGGTGTTTGCAGGCGGTGCGGATAATGCCTGCGGTGCCATTGGTTCAGGAATTTTATCAGAAGGAAAGACCTTATGCAGTATTGGAACATCTGGTGTTGTCCTTTCTTATGAGGAGAGAAGTGACCTTGACTTTGAAGGTAAGGTTCACTATTTTAACCATGGAGAAGAAAATACGTTTTATACAATGGGTGTGACTTTGGCTGCAGGCTACAGCTTAAGCTGGTTTAAGGATACATTTGCGAAACAGGAAGCATTTGAGCAATTTTTAGAAGGTGTCGACCAGGTGCCAGCTGGCAGCAACGGCTTGCTGTTTACTCCTTATATTGTAGGAGAGAGAACACCACATGCAGATTCAACTATTCGTGGAAGCTTTATCGGAATTGATGCGGCACACGAACGGAAGCATTTTGCCCGTGCTGTACTAGAAGGAATTACCTTCTCCTTACATGAATCGATAGAGATCTTCAGAAGTAGTGGAAAAACAATTGATACAATTATTTCCATCGGTGGCGGTGCTAAAAATGAAACATGGCTGCAGATGCAGGCAGATATTTTTAACGCAAAAATTGAAAAGCTGACAAGCGAGCAAGGTCCTGGAATGGGAGCAGCTATGTTAGCGGCTTATGGCTGTGGCTGGTTTGCTTCCTTAAAAGAATGTGCGGAAGTCTTTATTCAAACTTCAAAAACCTATCATCCAGTTCCGGAAAATGTGGAAAACTATAAGAAGCTTTTCTCCATTTATCAGCAGGTGTACACTCAAACCCAAACTTTGAATGAGCAGCTGAGAGAGTTTAGAAAGTAA
- the xylA gene encoding xylose isomerase → MAYFESVNKIKYEGASSTNPLAFKYYNPEEKINGKSMEELLRFSVAYWHTFNADGSDPFGVGTAIRPWNHLQGLDLAKARVEAAFELFEKLNAPFFAFHDVDIAPEGSTLKETNENLDVIVSMIKDYMKTSKTKLLWNTANMFSNPRYTHGAATSPNADVFAYSAAKVKKGLEVAKELGAENYVFWGGREGYETLLNTDMKLEQDNLARFFHMAVDYAKEIGLNVPFLIEPKPKEPTKHQYDFDVATGIAFLQKYDLTDYFKFNIEANHATLAGHTFEHELHVARINGMLGSVDANQGDTLLGWDTDEFPTDLYSNTLAMYEILKNGGLGKGGLNFDAKVRRGSFEPEDLFEAHIAGMDAFAVGLKVANKLIEDKVLDSFVEDRYSSYTNGIGLDIVEGRTNFRELEAYALGLTEIKNKSGKTERLKALINQYLLETISK, encoded by the coding sequence ATGGCTTATTTCGAATCAGTTAACAAAATTAAATATGAAGGCGCTTCATCTACTAATCCTCTAGCTTTTAAATATTATAATCCAGAAGAAAAAATTAATGGAAAATCAATGGAAGAACTTCTTCGCTTCTCAGTAGCATACTGGCATACATTTAATGCTGATGGTTCTGATCCATTTGGTGTAGGTACGGCTATCCGTCCATGGAATCATCTTCAAGGCTTAGACCTTGCAAAAGCACGCGTTGAAGCAGCATTTGAACTTTTTGAAAAATTAAATGCACCTTTCTTTGCTTTCCATGATGTGGATATCGCTCCAGAAGGAAGCACACTAAAGGAAACAAATGAAAATCTAGACGTGATTGTATCCATGATCAAGGATTACATGAAGACAAGTAAAACAAAATTACTTTGGAACACAGCTAATATGTTCTCAAATCCAAGATATACTCATGGTGCAGCGACTTCACCGAATGCAGATGTTTTCGCTTATTCTGCTGCAAAAGTTAAAAAAGGCTTGGAAGTAGCAAAAGAACTAGGCGCAGAAAACTATGTATTCTGGGGCGGCCGTGAAGGCTATGAAACACTACTAAATACAGATATGAAGCTAGAGCAGGACAACCTAGCGCGTTTCTTCCATATGGCAGTTGACTATGCAAAGGAAATTGGTCTAAACGTTCCATTCCTAATCGAGCCAAAACCAAAAGAACCTACAAAGCATCAATATGATTTCGATGTGGCTACTGGAATTGCCTTCTTACAAAAATATGATTTAACAGATTACTTCAAGTTTAATATCGAAGCTAACCACGCTACACTTGCAGGTCATACATTTGAGCATGAGCTACATGTTGCACGTATCAACGGAATGCTTGGATCTGTTGATGCAAACCAAGGTGACACACTTCTTGGCTGGGATACAGATGAATTCCCAACAGACTTATATTCAAACACATTAGCAATGTATGAAATCTTGAAAAATGGCGGTTTAGGTAAAGGTGGCTTAAACTTTGATGCAAAAGTAAGAAGAGGATCATTTGAGCCAGAAGATCTTTTCGAAGCACATATTGCTGGTATGGATGCATTTGCTGTAGGACTAAAAGTGGCAAACAAACTAATTGAAGACAAAGTGCTTGATAGTTTTGTAGAAGATCGTTATAGCAGTTATACAAATGGAATCGGGTTAGATATTGTGGAAGGTAGAACAAACTTCCGTGAACTAGAAGCATATGCTCTTGGACTAACTGAGATTAAGAATAAATCAGGTAAAACAGAGCGCTTAAAGGCCTTAATTAATCAATATCTACTAGAAACAATTTCTAAATAA
- a CDS encoding Gfo/Idh/MocA family protein, whose amino-acid sequence MKRVRWGVISTAEIAQTQVIPAILRSENAELVGIASRGSKAKEIAENLTVPFAYDSYEKLLANPEIDAVYIPLPNHLHKNWVIEAAKAGKHVLVEKPAALTAEEAEEMIEYCRKENVKFMEAFMYQFHPQHERVREILASGELGEIKFMRAGFSYFLEDRQSNIRMKKEMGGGSIYDIGCYCIHSIRYLLESEPVTIKAFAEIDPQTNIDLAAIVHMELENGIRCVFDSSFDMAFRNEYEIVGTKDRLTVPYAYRPDVMEQDAVIRIGDRTERIAGDSYKVQIEHFSKVILEDSEPSYSGIKTLQNMRVIDACYRSIEEKRVVSL is encoded by the coding sequence TTGAAGAGAGTTCGTTGGGGTGTTATCAGTACAGCAGAGATTGCCCAAACACAGGTCATTCCTGCCATATTACGATCAGAGAATGCAGAGCTAGTTGGTATTGCCAGCAGAGGTAGCAAAGCCAAAGAAATTGCAGAGAACCTCACGGTACCGTTTGCCTATGATTCCTATGAAAAGCTGTTAGCAAATCCAGAAATTGATGCCGTTTACATACCGCTTCCAAATCATTTACATAAGAATTGGGTGATTGAAGCAGCAAAGGCTGGCAAGCATGTCCTTGTTGAGAAACCTGCTGCATTAACAGCTGAGGAAGCAGAAGAAATGATTGAATATTGTCGTAAGGAAAATGTGAAATTTATGGAAGCCTTTATGTATCAATTCCATCCTCAACATGAACGTGTTCGTGAAATCTTGGCCTCGGGTGAACTTGGTGAGATTAAATTTATGCGGGCAGGCTTTTCTTATTTTCTTGAAGATAGACAATCAAATATCCGCATGAAAAAGGAGATGGGTGGAGGTAGTATTTATGATATCGGCTGTTATTGTATTCATTCCATTCGGTATCTATTAGAATCTGAACCTGTCACTATTAAGGCCTTTGCGGAAATTGACCCTCAAACTAATATTGATCTTGCAGCGATTGTTCATATGGAGTTGGAAAATGGTATCAGATGTGTGTTTGATTCTAGTTTTGACATGGCATTTAGAAATGAATATGAAATTGTTGGGACAAAAGACAGGCTCACTGTACCGTACGCCTATCGGCCTGATGTGATGGAGCAAGATGCTGTTATTCGTATAGGGGACCGGACTGAGAGGATAGCTGGTGATTCATATAAGGTGCAAATCGAACATTTTTCCAAAGTCATTTTAGAGGATTCAGAACCTTCCTATTCAGGAATAAAAACTCTGCAAAATATGCGCGTAATTGATGCTTGTTATCGTTCAATAGAAGAAAAGCGGGTTGTTTCATTATAG
- a CDS encoding ROK family protein produces METITWNQQVVKKNNKALVLQIIMEKDSISRADIAQVSGLHKATVSSLVNELLEEELIFESGPGESSGGRRPVILHFNKDAGYAIGVDIGVNYVLCILTDLLGNILIEKNQTVHQTPYTTTISIVQQMIMSIMEEMPQSRYGVIGIGVGVPGMVNKEGTIILAPNLGWKNVQLKEKLEALFHVPVTVENEANAGAVGEQRFGAGQDYMDIIYISAGIGIGAGIIVNKELYQGKNGFSGEMGHMIIDMNGKRCNCGSRGCWEAYASEHALLEMADPNIDSLETLIEQAEKGDQIAQNLFKKIGNYLGYGINNIINTFNPDQVIIGNRLALAKEWIEGPIQTTIEHHTLGYHQKEMDLEFSKLNKYSTALGVSAFVVDRFIKEEAKPS; encoded by the coding sequence GTGGAAACGATAACATGGAACCAACAAGTTGTGAAAAAAAATAATAAAGCACTTGTGCTACAAATCATTATGGAAAAGGACTCCATTTCTAGAGCAGATATCGCTCAAGTGTCTGGTTTACACAAGGCCACCGTTTCTTCACTTGTAAATGAATTACTAGAGGAAGAGCTTATTTTTGAATCAGGTCCAGGTGAATCTAGCGGCGGACGTCGTCCTGTTATCCTTCACTTCAATAAAGATGCTGGATACGCAATCGGTGTTGATATTGGGGTCAATTATGTCCTATGTATTTTGACCGATTTATTGGGAAATATCCTGATTGAAAAGAATCAAACAGTCCATCAAACCCCTTATACGACAACCATAAGCATTGTTCAACAAATGATAATGTCTATCATGGAGGAGATGCCGCAGAGTAGATATGGCGTAATAGGGATAGGTGTAGGCGTGCCGGGAATGGTCAACAAAGAAGGTACTATTATCCTTGCTCCAAATTTAGGCTGGAAAAATGTTCAGCTAAAGGAGAAGCTTGAAGCTTTATTTCACGTACCGGTCACAGTTGAAAACGAGGCGAATGCAGGAGCTGTTGGTGAACAAAGGTTTGGCGCAGGTCAGGATTATATGGATATCATTTATATCAGTGCCGGAATTGGGATTGGTGCAGGGATTATAGTTAATAAGGAACTATATCAAGGTAAAAATGGATTTTCCGGAGAAATGGGACATATGATTATTGATATGAACGGAAAACGTTGTAATTGCGGAAGCAGAGGATGTTGGGAAGCGTACGCCTCTGAGCATGCTTTACTTGAGATGGCAGACCCAAACATTGATTCTCTTGAGACATTAATCGAACAAGCTGAAAAGGGAGACCAAATTGCCCAAAACCTGTTTAAAAAAATCGGTAATTACCTTGGATATGGAATTAATAACATTATAAATACCTTTAATCCTGACCAGGTCATCATTGGGAATCGTTTGGCATTAGCGAAGGAATGGATTGAAGGACCTATTCAAACGACCATTGAACACCATACACTTGGATATCATCAAAAGGAAATGGATTTAGAATTCTCTAAATTGAATAAGTATTCAACAGCACTAGGTGTTTCAGCCTTTGTCGTTGATCGCTTTATTAAAGAAGAAGCAAAACCCTCATAG
- a CDS encoding right-handed parallel beta-helix repeat-containing protein — MAFEYHVAKNGSDDAQGTVQNPFLTINKAASVAVAGDTIIVHEGIYREWVKPKNAGLSEYRRITYQAANGEKVVIKGSEQIQEWEQVEGTVWKSVLPNSFFGDYNPYVEEIFGDWVVYNPGRHLGDVYLNGMSFYEAENLEKIQNPVVKKEVLDHWTETIVPVLNPEQTKYLWFSEVDEKNTTIYANFHEFNPNDELVEINVRKACFYPDQNGINFITVRGFEMCHAATPWTPPTADQPGLIGPHWSKGWIIEDNVIHDSKCSAISIGKEASTGDNYRTKRKDKPGYQYQLESVFLAKQAGWSKEKIGSHIIRNNIIYDCGQNGIVGHLGCVFSEIYHNHIYNIAIKREFYGHEIAGIKLHAAIDVQIHHNRIHDCSLGTWLDWQTQGTRVSKNLYYRNSRDLFVEVSSGPYLVDHNILTADYALDNHAQGGAYVNNLIRGKMVHRKMLDRATPYHVPHSTEVAGFAVTYGGDDRFLNNIFIGDENLEKVGTAHYNGYPGSLEEYIETVHQVEGDHEAFNQVEQPVYINHNAYFKGAESFEREKEKMEGSHFNPNLKIIEDGNEVYLSLELPEDFETFLGEIQSTNTLERVRIVDAEFESPDGSEVVLNTDLLGEQRKEKSVIGPIEILKAGKNKIKVWG; from the coding sequence ATGGCTTTTGAATATCATGTAGCAAAAAATGGTTCAGATGATGCACAGGGAACAGTACAAAATCCATTCTTAACTATAAATAAGGCTGCCTCTGTTGCAGTAGCAGGTGATACGATTATTGTCCATGAGGGAATCTATCGCGAGTGGGTTAAGCCGAAGAATGCAGGATTAAGTGAATATAGAAGAATTACCTATCAAGCTGCCAATGGCGAGAAGGTAGTAATTAAAGGTTCCGAGCAGATTCAAGAGTGGGAACAAGTAGAGGGAACTGTCTGGAAATCAGTATTACCCAATAGCTTTTTTGGCGACTATAACCCGTACGTGGAAGAAATTTTTGGGGATTGGGTTGTGTATAATCCAGGAAGACACCTGGGCGATGTCTATCTAAATGGTATGTCCTTTTATGAAGCTGAAAACCTGGAGAAAATACAGAACCCTGTAGTGAAAAAGGAAGTGTTAGATCACTGGACAGAAACGATTGTCCCAGTTCTTAACCCAGAGCAAACGAAATATCTTTGGTTTTCCGAAGTGGATGAAAAAAATACAACCATTTACGCTAATTTTCATGAATTCAATCCTAATGATGAATTAGTAGAAATTAATGTACGAAAAGCTTGCTTTTATCCGGATCAAAATGGCATCAATTTTATTACGGTGAGAGGCTTTGAAATGTGCCATGCAGCAACTCCGTGGACTCCTCCAACGGCAGATCAGCCTGGGTTAATTGGGCCTCACTGGAGTAAAGGCTGGATTATTGAGGACAATGTGATTCATGACTCCAAGTGTAGTGCGATTAGTATAGGAAAAGAAGCATCAACAGGAGATAATTATCGTACAAAAAGAAAAGATAAGCCCGGCTATCAATATCAGTTAGAATCCGTTTTTCTCGCCAAACAAGCTGGGTGGAGCAAGGAAAAAATCGGTTCACATATTATTAGAAACAATATCATCTATGACTGTGGCCAAAATGGTATTGTAGGGCATTTAGGCTGTGTATTTAGCGAAATCTATCATAATCATATTTATAATATAGCTATAAAGCGCGAGTTTTACGGACATGAGATTGCTGGTATCAAGCTACATGCAGCTATTGATGTGCAAATACATCATAATCGGATCCATGACTGCTCCTTAGGAACATGGTTAGATTGGCAGACACAAGGAACAAGAGTCAGCAAAAATCTGTATTACCGAAACAGTCGTGACTTATTTGTGGAAGTGAGCAGTGGTCCTTATCTCGTGGATCATAACATTTTAACAGCAGACTATGCTTTGGATAATCATGCTCAGGGTGGAGCCTACGTAAATAATTTAATCCGTGGGAAAATGGTTCATCGGAAAATGCTTGATCGCGCAACACCCTATCATGTGCCACATAGCACGGAGGTAGCAGGGTTCGCTGTTACTTATGGTGGAGATGACCGCTTTTTAAATAATATATTTATCGGTGATGAGAATTTAGAAAAGGTTGGTACTGCCCATTATAACGGATACCCTGGTTCTCTCGAAGAATATATTGAAACCGTCCATCAAGTGGAAGGTGATCATGAAGCGTTTAATCAAGTAGAACAGCCAGTTTATATTAACCATAATGCATACTTCAAGGGTGCGGAGTCTTTTGAAAGAGAAAAGGAGAAGATGGAAGGTAGCCACTTTAATCCGAATCTGAAAATAATAGAGGATGGAAATGAAGTATATCTTTCTCTTGAGCTCCCTGAAGATTTCGAGACATTCCTTGGGGAGATTCAATCTACGAATACCTTAGAAAGAGTCCGCATTGTAGATGCAGAGTTTGAAAGTCCAGATGGAAGCGAAGTTGTTCTAAATACTGACCTTTTAGGAGAGCAACGGAAAGAAAAGAGTGTAATCGGCCCAATTGAAATATTAAAAGCAGGAAAAAATAAGATAAAGGTTTGGGGATAA